A window from Pseudomonadota bacterium encodes these proteins:
- the dnaA gene encoding chromosomal replication initiator protein DnaA: protein MADVGSFQNRVEALDLPEGSSFLDSVTFLSEKKDLFEKENKELAPSLWETIQEALKKEFGKSSFDTWFKHLEIVSFEEERFVLSLPTLFLRDWISTHYGSRLKLLLRQIIPSLKEIDFIVIFSQEEAKIQETPLKLVGTSSSLDQNASDENEESFYSNTFGGDLDPRFTFENFIVGKPNELAYAAALRVAEEKNVTFNPLFLYGGVGLGKTHLMHAIAWKIRQLHPKRRFIYLSAEKFMYQFIRALRHKDTMAFKEQFRSVDVLMIDDVQFICGKESTQEEFFHTFNALVDQNRQIIVSADKSPSDLNGIEERMRSRLGWGLVADIHPTTYELRLGILQSKAETMKLKIPGKVMEFIAHKISSNVRELEGALTRIAAHSSFVGREITLEMTQDVLKDLLRANDRRITLDDIQKRVSERYNIKLSDFQSLSRARMFARPRQIAMYLAKTLTTKSFPDIGRAFGGRDHTTVVHAVKTIDKLKETDSELLQDLEFLTQMLQS, encoded by the coding sequence ATGGCAGATGTTGGTTCTTTTCAAAATCGTGTTGAGGCACTTGATCTGCCAGAAGGATCTTCTTTTTTAGATAGCGTCACCTTTCTATCGGAAAAAAAGGATCTTTTTGAAAAAGAAAATAAAGAACTTGCCCCTTCTCTTTGGGAAACTATCCAAGAGGCTCTTAAGAAAGAATTTGGAAAATCGAGTTTTGATACATGGTTTAAACATTTAGAAATTGTTTCTTTTGAAGAAGAAAGATTTGTTTTATCTTTGCCAACTCTTTTCTTACGAGATTGGATATCCACGCATTATGGTTCCCGTCTTAAACTGCTTTTGCGCCAAATAATTCCTTCTTTAAAGGAAATTGATTTTATCGTGATTTTTTCCCAAGAAGAAGCAAAAATTCAGGAAACACCTTTAAAATTAGTAGGCACTTCTTCTTCGCTTGATCAAAACGCAAGTGATGAAAATGAGGAATCATTTTATTCAAATACCTTTGGGGGTGATTTGGATCCGCGATTTACATTTGAAAATTTTATTGTTGGAAAACCTAATGAACTTGCTTATGCAGCAGCTTTACGGGTTGCAGAAGAAAAAAATGTAACTTTTAATCCTCTTTTTTTATATGGAGGTGTTGGCCTTGGAAAAACACATCTTATGCATGCAATTGCATGGAAGATAAGGCAACTTCACCCGAAGCGTCGGTTTATCTACTTATCTGCTGAAAAGTTTATGTACCAATTCATTCGGGCTTTGAGACATAAAGACACAATGGCTTTTAAAGAGCAGTTTCGATCTGTTGATGTTCTAATGATAGATGATGTACAGTTTATTTGTGGAAAAGAGTCAACGCAGGAAGAGTTTTTTCATACATTCAACGCTCTTGTTGATCAAAATCGTCAAATAATTGTTTCTGCAGATAAATCGCCTTCCGATTTAAACGGTATTGAGGAAAGAATGAGGTCTCGTTTAGGGTGGGGGCTTGTTGCAGATATTCATCCCACAACTTATGAGTTGAGACTTGGTATTCTTCAATCCAAAGCTGAAACAATGAAATTAAAAATTCCTGGAAAAGTTATGGAATTTATTGCTCATAAAATTTCCTCTAATGTTCGCGAATTAGAGGGGGCCTTAACGCGCATTGCAGCCCATAGTTCTTTTGTTGGCAGAGAAATAACGCTTGAGATGACCCAAGATGTCCTTAAGGATCTTTTGCGTGCAAATGATCGGCGAATTACCTTAGATGATATTCAAAAACGTGTTTCTGAAAGATATAATATTAAGCTCTCTGATTTTCAGTCGCTCTCACGGGCACGCATGTTTGCACGCCCGAGACAAATAGCTATGTATTTAGCAAAAACTTTAACAACAAAATCTTTTCCAGATATTGGACGGGCTTTTGGAGGGCGTGATCATACAACTGTGGTTCATGCTGTTAAAACGATTGACAAATTAAAAGAAACAGATTCTGAACTCTTGCAAGATCTCGAATTTTTAACACAAATGTTACAAAGTTAG